A portion of the Ricinus communis isolate WT05 ecotype wild-type chromosome 10, ASM1957865v1, whole genome shotgun sequence genome contains these proteins:
- the LOC8259796 gene encoding calcium-dependent protein kinase 20, whose amino-acid sequence MGNTCVGPNLSPNGFLQSVTAAVWRTRPPEDRLPPPSKEDQNSNKSDISKKSEESSKKGSNHAPIQDTPPEMVKITDAPPKAMEHEKSIRPEMRNVSIKVAEDPKPKKSNHFKRVSSAGLQMDSVLGRKTGNLKEIYSLGRKLGQGQFGTTFLCIEKATGRDFACKSIAKRKLTTQEDVEDVRREIQIMHHLEGHPNVIKIIDAYEDAVAVHVVMELCAGGELFDRIIQRGHYTERKAAELARLIVGVVQACHSLGVMHRDLKPENFLFVDHEEEAALKTIDFGLSVFFRPGETFSDVVGSPYYVAPEVLKKHYGPECDVWSAGVIIYILLSGVPPFWDETEQGIFEQVLKGELDFISEPWPNISESAKDLVRKMLVRDPKKRLTAHEVLCHPWVQVDGLAPDRPLDSAVLSRLKQFSAMNKLKRIAIRVIAETLSEEEIAGLKEMFKMIDTDGSGQISLDELKTGLERVGAILKDSEIDSLMQAADIDNSGTIDYGEFIAAMLHLNKIDKEDHLFAAFSYFDKDGSGYITQDELQQACDQFGLGDIHIEDIIREVDQDNDGRIDYSEFVAMMQDSGWSERRSK is encoded by the exons atgggGAATACATGTGTAGGACCAAACCTTAGCCCCAATGGATTCTTACAATCTGTTACTGCTGCTGTTTGGCGAACCCGGCCACCGGAGGATAGGTTACCACCTCCTTCTAAAGAAGATCAAAACAGCAACAAAAGTGATATATCAAAGAAATCTGAAGAAAGTTCAAAGAAAGGATCCAATCATGCCCCAATTCAAGATACCCCACCTGAAATGGTTAAGATTACTGACGCACCACCTAAAGCCATGGAACATGAAAAATCGATCAGGCCTGAGATGAGGAATGTAAGTATTAAGGTTGCTGAGGATCCAAAACCCAAGAAATCCAATCATTTCAAGAGAGTTTCTAGTGCAGGGCTGCAAATGGACTCAGTTTTAGGGCGAAAAACAGGCAATTTGAAGGAAATTTATAGCTTAGGGAGGAAGCTTGGACAAGGCCAATTTGGGACTACATTTCTTTGTATTGAGAAAGCTACTGGGAGAGATTTTGCTTGTAAATCTATTGCGAAAAGGAAGTTGACGACGCAGGAGGATGTAGAGGATGTTAGGAGAGAAATTCAGATAATGCATCATTTGGAAGGTCATCCTAATGTTATCAAAATTATTGATGCCTATGAGGATGCTGTTGCAGTTCATGTTGTTATGGAACTTTGTGCTGGAGGTGAACTTTTTGATAGAATTATTCAGAGAGGGCATTATACAGAAAGAAAAGCTGCTGAGCTTGCAAGGTTGATAGTTGGTGTTGTGCAAGCATGCCATTCTTTAGGTGTTATGCATAGGGACTTGAAGCCGGAGAATTTTCTATTTGTTGATCACGAAGAAGAGGCAGCTCTTAAAACGATAGACTTTGGGCTTTCAGTGTTCTTCAGGCCAG GCGAAACATTCTCTGATGTAGTCGGGAGTCCATACTATGTAGCCCCAGAAGTGTTGAAGAAACATTATGGTCCAGAGTGTGATGTTTGGAGTGCCGGGgttatcatttatattttactgaGTGGTGTCCCCCCATTTTGGGATG AAACGGAACAAGGAATATTTGAGCAAGTTTTGAAAGGTGAACTAGACTTCATATCAGAACCTTGGCCTAATATATCTGAAAGTGCAAAAGATCTGGTGAGAAAAATGCTTGTAAGGGACCCTAAAAAGCGGCTGACAGCCCATGAAGTTCTCT GTCATCCTTGGGTTCAGGTGGATGGTCTTGCCCCCGATAGACCTCTTGATTCGGCTGTTTTAAGTCGTTTGAAGCAATTCTCAGCCATGAACAAGCTCAAGAGAATTGCTATTAGA GTCATTGCTGAAACCCTGTCTGAAGAGGAAATTGCAGGCCTAAAAGAAATGTTCAAGATGATAGACACAGATGGTAGTGGACAGATTTCACTTGATGAATTGAAGACTGGTTTAGAAAGAGTGGGAGCTATTCTCAAGGATTCTGAGATCGACTCATTAATGCAAGCA GCGGATATTGACAACAGTGGTACCATAGACTATGGTGAATTCATAGCAGCAATGCTCCATCTAAACAAGATTGACAAGGAGGATCATCTATTTGCAGCTTTCTCTTACTTTGATAAAGATGGGAGTGGATACATCACACAAGATGAGCTCCAACAGGCCTGTGACCAATTTGGGTTAGGTGATATTCACATTGAAGATATAATACGTGAAGTTGATCAGGATAAT GATGGTCGGATTGATTACAGCGAATTTGTGGCCATGATGCAAGATTCTGGTTGGTCGGAGCGGAGATCAAAATAG